The following proteins come from a genomic window of Metarhizium brunneum chromosome 2, complete sequence:
- the CDC2 gene encoding Cyclin-dependent kinase 1 has protein sequence MDNYQKLEKVGEGTYGVVYKARDLANSGRIVALKKIRLEAEDEGVPSTAIREISLLKELRDPNIVRLFNIVHSDGHKLYLVFEFVDLDLKRYMEALPVSDGGRGKALPEGSSATIMQLGLGEVVVRKFMMQLCEGIKYCHSRRVLHRDLKPQNLLIDKEGNLKLADFGLARAFGVPLRTYTHEVVTLWYRAPEILLGGRQYSTGVDMWSVGCIFAEMCTRKPLFPGDSEIDEIFKIFRQVPLLLLHSTPEIYSQNMMDEEVWPGVTSYPDFKSSFPKWKRDYRQPLCQNLDQKGLELLEMMLVYDPAGRISAKQACNHPYFEEYLAEQQEEVGRMNGYYN, from the exons ATGGATAACTATCAGAAGCTGGAAAAGGTTGGCGAGG GTACCTATGGTGTTGTCTACAAGGCGCGTGACCTTGCCAATAGTGGCCGCATAGTCGCCCTCAAAAAGATTCGCCTCGAAGCCGAAGACGAAGGTGTCCCCAGCACTGCCATCCGAGAAATCTCCCTTCTCAAGGAATTGAGAGACCCCAACATTGTCCGCCTATTTAACATTGTCCACTCCGACGGCCACAAGCTCTACCTTGTATTTGAGTTCGTGGACCTAGATCTGAAGAGGTACATGGAGGCGCTACCCGTCAGCGATGGTGGCCGAGGCAAAGCTCTGCCCGAGGGATCCTCAGCGACCATTATGCAGCTCGGCCTTGGCGAAGTTGTTGTCCGGAAGTTTATGATGCAGTTGTGCGAGGGCATCAAGTACTGCCATTCACGTCGAGTGCTTCACCGTGATTTGAAGCCCCAAAACTTGCTGATTGACAAGGAGGGCAACCTGAAGTTGGCTGATTTTGGCCTTGCCCGTGCCTTTGGCGTGCCCTTGCGAACGTATACCCATGAAGTGGTGACGTTGTGGTATCGAGCTCCGGAGATTTTACTCGGCGGAAGACAATACTCGACTGGTGTCGATATGTGGTCAGTGGGATGTATCTTTGCCGAAATGTGTACCCGGAAACCGTTGTTCCCCGGCGACTCGGAAATTGACGAGATTTTCAAGATTTTCCGGCAAgttcccctcctcctcctccattCCACTCCTGAAATATACTCTCAAAACATGATGG ATGAGGAGGTCTGGCCTGGCGTCACCTCATACCCCGACTTTAAATCATCATTCCCTAAGTGGAAGAGAGACTATAGGCAACCCCTCTGCCAAAACCTGGATCAAAAGGGCCTAGAGCTCCTCGAAATGATGCTGGTATATGACCCGGCGGGCcgcatctcggccaagcaAGCCTGCAACCACCCTTATTTCGAAGAATACCTCGCCGAGCAGCAGGAAGAGGTTGGGCGCATGAATGGCTACTATAATTAG
- the impact gene encoding Protein IMPACT: MSGHGDLQELLRLFTSRKVPMMAAMGHIKALQAKNLRSIEQIAEAPLSAVEAAISDAKLAKSFHTACKTHGKKATKRAAEESTSPTSKKPRLEPHKRDLDYSSMSAEELESSLSLPLVEDEETIRKTTLVTNRAPLVLAFAVELLRFTMPEQPPSSRLSLGQAVVSANSRSKAISIGIEKAPPGGEEQVPEGQPKVRVLGREIPVLKRSGYSWKSDQLEDKATGSTEGHSKPESSSPGEKKAWVASQKLTSRASTFVAHAASLSSPSLRTSLMNGLMTDKPELETATHNAWALRTSYGNSPLVQEASFDDGESGCGKFMLQTMREAHVTNTLVVLTRWYGGIMLGPDRWRLMRECINDALSSRGRKSTLAGEALWGLDPENKTPSLTTVGMPIHRPEGARNYLLRSFGTAAVDGGGSETKKTLTAVSDEKQENLGRLLGALRLLYKSWAGVLRKDELDRRAWSWYVSVRPDVEAGPSGWGAKGHLNLGKILDLRRAEGSAGAKKLAES; this comes from the exons ATGTCGGGGCACGGCGACTTGCAGGAGCTGCTGCGCCTGTTCACTTCACGCAAAGTTCCCATGATGGCAGCAATGGGTCACATCAAGGCgctccaggccaagaacCTAAGAAG cATTGAGCAAATTGCAGAAGCGCCTCTCTCTGCAGTAGAAGCCGCCATCTCAGACGCCAAACTGGCCAAGTCGTTCCACACAGCGTGCAAAACGCACGGGAAAAAGGCGACCAAGCGTGCTGCTGAAGAATCGACCTCTCCCACCTCCAAGAAACCTAGACTGGAGCCTCATAAACGAGACTTGGACTACAGTTCGATGAGCGCGGAAGAGCTGGAAAGCTCGCTCAGTTTGCCACTAGTTGAGGACGAAGAGACAATTCGAAAGACGACGTTGGTGACAAACAGAGCGCCGCTTGTGCTTGCGTTTGCGGTGGAATTACTTCGCTTTACCATGCCGGAACAGCCTCCGAGCAGCAGATTGAGCCTGGGCCAGGCGGTCGTTAGTGCAAATTCGAGATCCAAGGCGATTAGCATTGGCATAGAGAAGGCGCCTCCTGGAGGTGAGGAGCAGGTTCCCGAGGGGCAGCCAAAAGTCAGGGTTTTGGGGCGCGAGATTCCAGTTCTGAAAAGGAGCGGGTATTCATGGAAATCGGATCAACTAGAAGATAAGGCTACAGGTTCGACAGAGGGGCATAGCAAGCCAGAGTCATCGTCGCCGGGCGAGAAAAAGGCTTGGGTCGCGAGCCAGAAACTGACATCTCGAGCGTCTACATTTGTAGCGCATGCCGCAAGCCTATCTTCGCCTTCTCTTCGGACGAGTTTGATGAATGGTCTCATGACGGATAAACCGGAACTGGAAACAGCCACCCACAACGCATGGGCCTTGCGAACGAGCTATGGCAACTCGCCACTGGTTCAAGAAGCTTCATTTGACGACGGAGAATCTGGCTGTGGGAAGTTTATGCTACAAACTATGCGCGAAGCGCATGTCACGAACACGCTCGTTGTGCTGACGAGGTGGTACGGCGGCATTATGCTAGGTCCAGATAGATGGCGCCTTATGAGAGAATGCATCAACGACGCGCTGTCTTCCCGCGGACGAAAGTCTACGCTGGCTGGGGAAGCACTCTGGGGTCTGGACCCTGAAAACAAGACGCCGTCTCTTACGACGGTGGGGATGCCCATTCACCGCCCCGAAGGCGCGAGGAACTACCTCCTGCGGAGTTTTGGGACGGCTGCGGTTGACGGAGGTGGGAGCGAGACCAAGAAGACGCTAACGGCGGTGAGTGATGAGAAGCAAGAGAACCTGGGGAGATTACTTGGGGCGCTGAGGCTATTGTACAAGAGCTGGGCCGGCGTTTTGCGGAAAGACGAGCTCGATCGAAGGGCTTGGAGCTGGTATGTTTCTGTGCGGCCAGATGTGGAAGCTGGACCATCCGGATGGGGAGCAAAGGGCCATCTGAACTTGGGTAAAATTTTGGATTTGAGGCGGGCAGAAGGAAGTGCTGGGGCGAAGAAGCTTGCAGAGTCATGA
- the OMS1 gene encoding Methyltransferase OMS1, translated as MVTTRGFARATRLPRRFASTASKAARKQPPAPAPSPPPPPPPRLSKSYKPSPRSAPSQPRRAPNPSRPGDTLQSLWRRSWLPLSGAALLSGFLGFYIIGTAAASLKTRPCQASCEHAAPTGRPPALTGDNAEQFDKELDLPERWMGITKLRKKLAGHAKGHVLELAVGTGRNLQHYNWDALGGTHPAPGKQTAAGGISSFTGLDISADMLDVARKRLVAAVPPVADSEPSAGRSALADHMGGRLSLLDDRLRLICSDAHRPLPRAAGAGATYDTIIQTFGLCSVSDPVAVLCNLASAVKPDTGRIILLEHGKGWYGLVNGLLDKNAEKHFEKYGCWWNRDIEALVDEAVQKTPGLEIVKLDRPNIMQMGTLVWVELRMRGKR; from the exons ATGGTCACCACGCGTGGCTTCGCTAGAGCCACTCGCCTCCCCAGGCGTTTTGCCAGCACAGCTTCCAAAGCTGCTCGCAAACAGCcacctgctcctgctccttctcctcctcctcctcctcctcctcgcctctcCAAGTCCTATAAACC CAGCCCTCGCAGCGCCCCATCTCAACCCCGACGTGCGCCGAATCCCTCACGGCCCGGCGATACCCTCCAGTCCCTCTGGCGCCGCTCGTGGCTCCCACTCTCCGGAGCCGCCCTCCTCTCCGGCTTCCTGGGCTTCTACATCATCGGCACCGCAGCCGCCTCCCTAAAAACCCGCCCCTGCCAAGCGTCCTGCGAGCACGCCGCGCCGACcggccgcccgcccgccctGACAGGCGACAATGCCGAGCAATTCGACAAGGAGCTGGACCTGCCCGAGCGGTGGATGGGCATCACCAAGCTGCGCAAGAAGCTGGCCGGCCACGCAAAAGGCCACGTGCTGGAACTGGCCGTGGGCACCGGCCGAAACCTCCAACACTACAACTGGGATGCGCTGGGCGGGACGCACCCAGCGCCGGGGAAGCAGACCGCCGCCGGGGGGATATCCTCGTTCACGGGGCTAGATATATCCGCCGACATGCTCGACGTCGCGCGCAAGCGACTCGTCGCGGCGGTCCCGCCAGTGGCCGATTCTGAGCCCAGCGCAGGGAGATCGGCGCTGGCGGACCACATGGGCGGGCGGCTGTCCTTGCTGGACGATCGGCTGCGACTGATTTGCTCGGATGCGCATCGTCCTCTTCCGCGAGCGGCGGGTGCAGGTGCGACGTACGATACGATTATACAAACGTTTGGGCTTTGCTCCGTGTCGGATCCCGTCGCGGTTTTGTGCAATTTGGCATCCGCTGTCAAGCCGGACACCGGTCGCATCATTCTTCTCGAACACGGCAAGGGATGGTATGGGCTCGTCAATGGTCTTTTGGATAAGAATGCAGAAAAGCATTTTGAGAAATACGGCTGTTGGTGGAACCGCGACATTGAAGCGCTTGTCGACGAAGCCGTGCAAAAGACACCAGGACTGGAAATAGTCAAGCTGGATCGACCAAACATCATGCAAATGGGTACTTTGGTCTGGGTAGAGCTACGCATGAGGGGCAAGAGGTAG
- the phzF1 gene encoding Trans-2,3-dihydro-3-hydroxyanthranilate isomerase: MPTELPFVTLDVFTTTPYRGNPLAVVTIPSTLSPPPTQAQKQAIAREFNLSETVFIHDVANPETTKTRNIDIFLPFAEIPFAGHPTIGTAVSLLDQGVDTLVTKAGPIPLKQTGERFVQASIPHNVHVHAKTARQLGPGNLYSVERLQADDEIRERELSAPVVSIVNGVTFLLIKLESLEQLAKVQQTGVEFPPEELLDEGWKKGLIARLYFVKTGEKKDESGSPVQVLRTRMMEHSFEDPATGSAACCLSSYLSIEGDKQTTPKRRYEITQGVEMGKESNIVVEVEMKDDKIDNVQLAGTAVQVMRGHVLL; encoded by the coding sequence ATGCCCACCGAACTCCCCTTCGTCACCCTCGACGTCTTCACAACTACCCCCTACCGCGGCAACCCTCTCGCCGTAGTCACCATCCCGTCCACCCTCAGTCCTCCTCCCACCCAAGCCCAAAAGCAAGCCATCGCCCGAGAATTCAACCTCTCCGAGACCGTCTTCATCCACGATGTCGCCAACCCTGAAACCACCAAGACCCGCAACATCGACATATTCCTGCCCTTTGCAGAGATCCCCTTTGCAGGCCACCCAACCATCGGCACCGCCGTCTCCCTCCTCGACCAGGGCGTCGACACGCTCGTCACCAAGGCTGGCCCCATTCCCCTGAAGCAGACGGGCGAGCGTTTCGTGCAGGCCAGCATACCGCACAACGTGCACGTCCACGCCAAAACGGCGAGGCAGCTCGGGCCCGGGAACCTGTACTCCGTGGAAAGGCTGCAGGCGGATGACGAGATTCGCGAACGGGAGCTCAGTGCCCCCGTGGTTAGTATCGTCAACGGCGTCACTTTTCTGTTGATCAAGCTGGAGAGTTTGGAGCAGCTGGCAAAGGTGCAGCAGACGGGTGTCGAATTCCCAcccgaggagctgctggacGAAGGTTGGAAGAAGGGATTGATTGCGAGGCTTTACTTCGTCAAGAcgggggagaagaaggacgagtCCGGCTCGCCGGTGCAGGTGCTTCGCACAAGGATGATGGAACACTCATTCGAGGACCCGGCTACCGGGTCCGCGGCGTGCTGTCTCAGCAGCTATCTTAGCATCGAGGGAGACAAGCAGACTACTCCCAAGCGGCGATATGAGATAACGCAGGGCGTTGAAATGGGCAAGGAGAGCAACATTGTTGTCGAGGTGGAGATGAAAGACGACAAGATTGACAATGTGCAGCTGGCTGGTACCGCTGTTCAGGTCATGCGTGGGCACGTCTTATTGTAA